In Rhodanobacter humi, the following are encoded in one genomic region:
- the arfB gene encoding alternative ribosome rescue aminoacyl-tRNA hydrolase ArfB, with translation MLTVSRTLSIPETELVERFLRADGPGGQHVNRTESAVELRFDVAHSPSLPDVVRARLLARRDRRLTADGVLVIQGRRFRDQARNRDDVRERLAEIIRGVLVPPKKRVATKPTRASKERRLVGKQQRGKIKQTRSRKPDFE, from the coding sequence ATGCTGACCGTCAGCCGCACCCTGTCGATTCCTGAAACCGAGCTGGTCGAACGCTTCCTGCGTGCCGACGGTCCCGGTGGCCAGCACGTCAATCGCACCGAGAGTGCAGTCGAACTGCGCTTCGACGTGGCGCATTCGCCGTCGCTGCCGGATGTCGTGCGCGCGCGTCTGCTGGCGCGACGCGACCGCCGGCTCACCGCCGACGGCGTGCTGGTGATCCAGGGTCGCCGCTTCCGCGACCAGGCGCGCAATCGCGACGATGTGCGCGAGCGGCTCGCCGAAATCATTCGCGGCGTGCTGGTACCACCGAAGAAGCGCGTGGCGACCAAGCCCACCCGCGCTTCGAAGGAACGCCGCCTGGTCGGCAAGCAGCAACGCGGCAAGATCAAGCAGACGCGCTCGCGCAAGCCGGACTTCGAATGA
- a CDS encoding M16 family metallopeptidase: MGSKPLALLIAGLMSVAGGVAPDVAMAANSASAAHGMPEIAYTRFTLPNGLTVVVHEDHKAPVVAVSIWYHIGSADEPKGKTGFAHLFEHLMFSGSEHHKGTYFQPFELAGATDMNGTTWFDRTNYFETVPTTALDMALWMESDRMGHLLGAIGQKELDTQRGVVQNEKRQGENRPYGRVDENILANTYPANHPYQHDTIGSMADLDAASLADVKAWFHDNYGAANTTLVLAGDITVAEARAKALKYFGDIPAGQPVARQQPWITPLAKSTRGVQHDHVAQPRIYRTWVVPQLGSDAAIQLDLASTVLGGGKTSRLYQRLVYQDKLVDDVSASMAPFALASQFQIQADVKQGVDPAKVEAAIDDELKKFLASGPSADELGRAKIGNRAAFVRGLEKVGGFGGKAVILAEGQVYRGNPGAYRLDLERADAATPASVKAAADQWLNKGDYLLTVLPAGKGFDPVAEDKAVQPLGDAAGRPQPKLPAAHAYSVAKSDVDRSQGVPQVDAFPSLSFPQLERGKLKNGIEVILAQRHTIPVTQVQLLFDAGYAADQGRKLGTANFTASLMNESTGKLDSVEIAKTKQRLGAITRVGCGLDDCSASLNALNDQLQPSLALFADIVRDPAFKPADIERVRGQWLADIAQEKTQPVGLALRTLPPLLYGADHAYGIPFTGSGTEASIKALTAADLRTFQQQWLRPDNVKILVAGDTTLDRIIPELDAAFGDWQAPAGAIPHKNIAKVAAQAKPRVFLIDRPDAPQSLIMAGLLAPSTRAPDNLAIQVANGAFGGTFTSRLNMNLREDKRWAYGAQSFLMDAQGQRPMLFYAPVQTDKTAPSAAEVLKEARAVIADKPLTADEIAKIKDQRIRALPGSYETTSAVLGAMNGIVEYGRPDDYVQTLKPKLEAITPAEAEAAIKQIVQPAAMTWVIVGDLKQIEAPVRALNLGEVQVLDADGKPLADAPAGASAK; the protein is encoded by the coding sequence ATGGGAAGCAAGCCACTCGCCCTGCTGATCGCGGGTCTGATGAGCGTCGCCGGCGGTGTCGCGCCGGACGTGGCCATGGCCGCGAACAGCGCGTCGGCCGCACACGGCATGCCGGAGATCGCCTACACCCGCTTCACCCTGCCGAACGGACTCACCGTGGTCGTGCACGAGGACCACAAGGCGCCGGTGGTGGCGGTGAGCATCTGGTACCACATCGGTTCGGCCGACGAGCCGAAGGGCAAGACCGGCTTCGCCCATCTGTTCGAGCACCTGATGTTCTCGGGCTCGGAGCACCACAAGGGCACCTACTTCCAGCCGTTCGAGCTGGCCGGCGCCACTGACATGAACGGCACCACCTGGTTCGACCGCACGAACTACTTCGAGACGGTGCCCACCACCGCGCTGGACATGGCGCTGTGGATGGAATCCGACCGCATGGGTCACCTGCTCGGCGCGATCGGCCAGAAGGAGCTCGACACCCAGCGCGGCGTGGTGCAGAACGAGAAGCGCCAGGGCGAGAACCGTCCCTACGGCCGCGTGGACGAGAACATCCTCGCCAACACCTATCCCGCGAACCACCCCTACCAGCACGACACCATCGGCTCGATGGCCGACCTCGACGCCGCCTCGCTGGCCGACGTGAAGGCGTGGTTCCACGACAACTACGGTGCCGCCAACACCACCCTGGTGCTGGCCGGCGACATCACCGTGGCCGAGGCCCGCGCGAAGGCGCTGAAGTACTTCGGCGACATCCCGGCCGGCCAGCCGGTGGCGCGCCAGCAGCCGTGGATCACCCCGCTGGCGAAGTCCACCCGCGGCGTGCAGCACGACCACGTGGCGCAGCCGCGCATCTATCGCACCTGGGTGGTGCCGCAGCTGGGCAGCGATGCCGCGATCCAGCTCGACCTTGCCAGCACCGTACTCGGCGGTGGCAAGACCTCGCGGTTGTACCAGCGCCTCGTCTACCAGGACAAGCTGGTGGACGACGTTTCCGCCAGCATGGCGCCGTTCGCGCTGGCCAGCCAGTTCCAGATCCAGGCCGACGTGAAGCAGGGCGTGGACCCGGCGAAAGTGGAAGCGGCGATCGATGACGAGCTGAAGAAGTTCCTCGCCAGCGGCCCCAGCGCCGACGAACTCGGTCGCGCCAAGATCGGCAACCGCGCGGCGTTCGTGCGCGGGCTGGAGAAGGTGGGCGGCTTCGGCGGCAAGGCGGTGATCCTCGCCGAGGGCCAGGTCTACCGCGGCAACCCGGGCGCCTACCGGCTCGACCTCGAACGCGCCGACGCGGCCACGCCGGCCAGCGTCAAGGCCGCGGCCGACCAGTGGCTCAACAAGGGCGACTACCTGCTCACCGTGCTGCCCGCCGGCAAGGGCTTCGATCCGGTCGCCGAAGACAAGGCGGTGCAGCCGCTGGGCGACGCCGCCGGTCGCCCGCAGCCGAAGCTGCCGGCCGCGCACGCGTACAGCGTGGCGAAGAGCGACGTGGACCGCAGCCAAGGCGTGCCACAGGTCGACGCATTCCCGTCGCTGAGCTTCCCGCAGCTCGAGCGCGGCAAGCTGAAGAACGGCATCGAGGTGATCCTCGCCCAGCGCCACACCATCCCGGTGACCCAGGTGCAGCTGCTGTTCGACGCCGGCTATGCCGCCGACCAAGGTCGCAAGCTCGGCACCGCGAACTTCACCGCGAGCCTGATGAACGAGAGCACCGGCAAGCTCGATTCGGTGGAGATCGCCAAGACCAAGCAGCGGCTGGGCGCGATCACCCGCGTCGGTTGCGGGCTGGACGACTGCAGCGCTTCGCTCAACGCGTTGAACGACCAGCTCCAGCCCTCGCTGGCGCTGTTCGCCGACATCGTGCGCGATCCCGCGTTCAAGCCGGCCGACATCGAGCGCGTGCGCGGCCAGTGGCTGGCCGACATTGCGCAGGAGAAGACCCAGCCGGTCGGCCTCGCGCTGCGCACCCTGCCGCCGCTGCTGTATGGCGCCGACCATGCCTACGGCATCCCGTTCACCGGCAGCGGCACCGAGGCCAGCATCAAGGCGTTGACCGCCGCCGACCTGCGCACCTTCCAGCAGCAGTGGTTGCGCCCGGACAACGTGAAGATCCTGGTCGCCGGCGACACCACGCTGGACCGGATCATCCCGGAACTGGACGCCGCCTTCGGCGACTGGCAGGCACCGGCCGGTGCGATCCCGCACAAGAACATCGCGAAGGTGGCGGCGCAGGCCAAACCGCGCGTGTTCCTGATCGACCGCCCCGATGCGCCGCAGTCGCTAATCATGGCCGGCCTGCTTGCGCCGTCCACGCGCGCGCCGGACAACCTCGCGATCCAGGTGGCGAACGGCGCCTTCGGCGGCACCTTCACCTCGCGCCTCAACATGAACCTGCGCGAGGACAAGCGCTGGGCCTACGGCGCGCAGAGCTTCCTGATGGACGCCCAGGGCCAGCGGCCGATGCTGTTCTACGCACCGGTGCAGACCGACAAGACCGCGCCCTCCGCCGCGGAGGTGCTGAAGGAGGCGCGCGCCGTGATAGCCGACAAGCCGCTGACCGCCGACGAGATCGCGAAGATCAAGGATCAGCGCATCCGCGCGCTGCCGGGCAGCTACGAGACCACCTCCGCGGTGCTCGGCGCGATGAACGGCATCGTTGAGTATGGCCGTCCCGACGACTATGTGCAGACGCTGAAGCCGAAGCTGGAGGCAATCACCCCGGCCGAGGCCGAGGCCGCGATCAAGCAGATCGTGCAGCCCGCGGCGATGACCTGGGTGATCGTGGGCGACCTCAAGCAGATCGAGGCGCCGGTGCGCGCGCTGAACCTGGGCGAGGTGCAGGTGCTCGACGCCGACGGCAAGCCGCTGGCTGACGCGCCAGCCGGCGCGTCAGCGAAATAA
- a CDS encoding pseudouridine synthase encodes MPPIEILHQDDALVAVNKPAGLAVHRSKMVNDAEHYLVDVLREQLGGNVYLAHRLDRATSGVLLVARSSEVAAALGEQFMGRDVRKQYLTVVRGWPEPAEGVTDYPLPGSRETGPRREARTCYRRLATVEVPIELGRYPQQRYALVLAEPETGRFRQIRKHLAHLHHPVIGDCQHGRGDHNRLYKQHFGCHRMLLHAWRLRFAHPVTGTPMQLEAPLDEAYADLLRRFGWTLPDVGLA; translated from the coding sequence ATGCCACCCATCGAGATCCTCCATCAGGACGACGCCCTCGTCGCGGTGAACAAGCCCGCGGGCCTGGCCGTGCACCGCTCGAAAATGGTGAACGATGCCGAGCATTACCTCGTCGACGTGCTGCGCGAACAGCTGGGCGGCAACGTCTACCTCGCCCACCGCCTCGACCGCGCCACCAGCGGCGTGCTGCTGGTGGCGCGGTCCAGCGAAGTCGCCGCCGCGTTGGGCGAGCAGTTCATGGGCCGCGACGTCCGCAAGCAATACCTCACCGTGGTACGCGGCTGGCCGGAGCCGGCCGAAGGCGTGACCGACTACCCGCTGCCCGGTTCGCGCGAAACCGGCCCGCGCCGCGAGGCACGCACGTGCTATCGCCGCCTCGCCACGGTGGAAGTGCCCATCGAACTCGGCCGCTACCCACAACAGCGTTACGCCCTCGTGCTGGCCGAGCCCGAAACCGGCCGCTTCCGCCAGATCCGCAAGCATCTCGCCCACCTCCACCATCCGGTGATCGGCGACTGCCAGCACGGCCGCGGCGACCACAACCGCCTGTACAAGCAGCACTTCGGCTGCCACCGCATGCTGCTGCACGCGTGGCGACTGCGCTTCGCGCATCCAGTCACCGGCACACCGATGCAGCTCGAGGCGCCGCTGGACGAAGCGTACGCGGACCTGCTCCGTCGCTTCGGCTGGACGCTGCCGGACGTCGGTCTCGCGTAG
- a CDS encoding ubiquinone biosynthesis accessory factor UbiJ: protein MTDPTPNAWLPVPLRKLAGRALETALNHTLSLDPDTQQKLAALNGRRVLLHLAGPELALAVQVQDGRLKVGPPDETETAASTLRVAATPGSLLAMALRRGDDGVAPGKVEIAGDADLARRLEKLASQFAPDFEEAFARTFGDVLGVPIARAVRKALAHAKETASHLTEDGAAWLRDESRLALAPGEAEAFLDGVDALRERSERLEARINRLAARLQGTHPKGAGA from the coding sequence ATGACCGACCCCACACCCAACGCCTGGCTGCCCGTGCCGCTGCGCAAGCTGGCCGGACGCGCGCTGGAAACCGCGCTGAACCACACGCTGTCGCTCGATCCCGACACGCAGCAGAAGCTCGCCGCGTTGAACGGTCGCCGCGTGCTGCTGCACCTCGCCGGGCCGGAGCTGGCGCTGGCCGTGCAGGTGCAGGACGGTCGCCTCAAGGTCGGCCCGCCGGACGAGACAGAAACCGCGGCCAGCACGCTGCGCGTGGCCGCCACGCCCGGCAGCCTGCTGGCGATGGCGCTGCGCCGCGGCGACGACGGCGTGGCGCCGGGCAAGGTGGAGATCGCCGGCGACGCCGACCTCGCGCGCCGGCTGGAAAAACTCGCCAGCCAGTTCGCCCCGGATTTCGAGGAAGCGTTCGCCCGCACGTTCGGCGACGTGCTGGGCGTGCCGATCGCACGCGCCGTGCGCAAGGCGCTGGCGCACGCGAAAGAGACCGCCAGCCACCTTACCGAGGACGGCGCTGCCTGGTTGCGCGACGAATCGCGCCTCGCGCTGGCGCCGGGCGAGGCAGAAGCCTTCCTCGACGGCGTGGATGCGCTGCGCGAACGCAGCGAGCGGCTGGAGGCGCGTATCAATCGATTGGCGGCACGCTTGCAAGGGACACATCCCAAGGGAGCTGGCGCGTGA
- a CDS encoding 1-acyl-sn-glycerol-3-phosphate acyltransferase, whose product MKASLPIPSQLPAQMPQLRDDWRRRACRAVLRLCGWSLTGEFPDVPKLVLIAAPHSSWWDGVWGLLIKAAIGADVHFMAKQELFRGPLGGLLRRLGGMAIDRGAAKGVVEQMIDQFRQRERLWLGIAPEGTRKPVARWKHGFWHIARGAGVPVFPVAFHYPDKTIQLGPLFDTTADVAADLARLRAWYAPFRGKHRDV is encoded by the coding sequence ATGAAAGCATCCCTGCCGATCCCGTCGCAACTGCCTGCGCAGATGCCGCAACTGCGCGATGACTGGCGACGTCGCGCCTGCCGCGCCGTGTTGCGCCTGTGCGGCTGGAGCCTGACCGGCGAGTTTCCCGACGTGCCGAAGCTGGTACTGATCGCCGCGCCGCACTCGTCCTGGTGGGACGGCGTGTGGGGCCTGCTGATCAAGGCGGCGATCGGCGCCGACGTGCACTTCATGGCCAAGCAGGAACTGTTCCGCGGCCCGCTCGGCGGCCTGCTGCGCCGGCTCGGCGGCATGGCCATCGACCGTGGTGCCGCCAAGGGCGTGGTCGAGCAGATGATCGACCAGTTCCGCCAGCGCGAACGGTTGTGGCTGGGCATCGCGCCCGAGGGCACGCGCAAGCCGGTAGCGCGCTGGAAGCACGGTTTCTGGCACATCGCGCGCGGCGCCGGCGTGCCGGTCTTTCCGGTGGCGTTCCATTACCCCGACAAGACCATCCAGCTCGGCCCGCTGTTCGACACCACGGCGGACGTGGCCGCCGACCTCGCCCGATTGCGCGCCTGGTACGCGCCGTTCCGCGGCAAGCATCGCGACGTCTGA
- the trmL gene encoding tRNA (uridine(34)/cytosine(34)/5-carboxymethylaminomethyluridine(34)-2'-O)-methyltransferase TrmL, translated as MLHVILFHPEIPPNTGNVIRLCANTGAALHLIRPLGFALDDARLRRAGLDYHEYARVQVHDKLDDCLAAIGQPRVYAFTTRGRTRHVDARYADGDALLFGCETAGLPVEVLDGIPEAQRMRLPMRPDSRSLNLSNAVAVAVYEAWRQLGFDGAID; from the coding sequence ATGCTGCATGTCATCCTGTTCCATCCCGAAATCCCGCCGAACACCGGCAACGTCATCCGTCTGTGCGCCAACACCGGCGCCGCGCTGCACCTGATCCGCCCGCTCGGCTTCGCGCTCGACGATGCGCGCCTGCGCCGCGCGGGCCTGGACTACCACGAGTACGCCCGCGTGCAGGTGCACGACAAGCTCGACGACTGCCTCGCCGCGATCGGCCAGCCGCGCGTGTATGCCTTCACCACCCGCGGCCGCACGCGCCATGTCGATGCCCGCTACGCCGACGGCGACGCGTTGCTGTTCGGCTGCGAGACCGCCGGCCTGCCCGTCGAGGTGCTGGACGGCATTCCCGAGGCACAGCGCATGCGCCTGCCGATGCGGCCGGACAGCCGCAGCCTCAATCTCTCCAATGCCGTCGCCGTGGCCGTGTACGAAGCCTGGCGGCAACTCGGCTTCGACGGCGCCATCGATTGA
- a CDS encoding DUF4156 domain-containing protein, protein MRKTVLLLVPTLLLGACTWGINPTPASQNVRTAWNGDVSGCKDLGKITVSVMDHVGPVDRNDIKVRDELQVMARNEAATMHADTIKPLAEPSDGSQPWGAYQCGSHLVTPAAPGGNPAAPASSGGTQTYPIKGG, encoded by the coding sequence ATGCGCAAGACCGTGCTGCTGCTCGTCCCCACCCTGCTGCTGGGCGCCTGCACCTGGGGCATCAACCCCACGCCGGCGTCGCAGAACGTGCGCACGGCATGGAACGGCGACGTTTCCGGCTGCAAGGACCTGGGCAAGATCACCGTCTCGGTGATGGACCACGTGGGCCCGGTGGACCGCAACGACATCAAGGTGCGCGACGAACTGCAGGTGATGGCGCGCAACGAAGCCGCCACCATGCACGCCGACACCATCAAGCCGCTGGCCGAACCCAGCGACGGCTCGCAGCCCTGGGGCGCCTACCAGTGCGGCTCGCACCTGGTCACGCCCGCCGCGCCGGGTGGCAACCCGGCCGCGCCCGCTTCCAGTGGTGGCACGCAGACCTATCCGATCAAGGGCGGCTGA
- the ubiB gene encoding ubiquinone biosynthesis regulatory protein kinase UbiB, giving the protein MTPLAVVPRLLRVAVVLLRYRLDELVDATHLFRPLKFLRPLLGRPAVDVRPLARGVRLRLALTALGPIFVKAGQVLSTRRDLVPEDIADELALLQDQVPPFPGVEAKAIVERELKSPIGHLYAHFDETPLASASIAQVHAAELPDGRAVVVKVLRPGIDAKIARDVRLLHSLGLLAQRWHPNADKIRPLDVVAEVEKMLEHELDLQREGASASLLRRNFASGVDLYVPEVHWDLTAQRVLTLERVHGISSDDIAAIDAAGIDRKALAVKGVRVFYEQVFRDNFFHADAHPGNIWVDPTRPTEPRFIALDFGIMGSLPEADQYWLAQNFIALFERDYARIAKLHVDAGWMPATVRLDELEAAVRTVCEPYFTRPLSQISLAELVVKLFQTARRFELTLQPQLILLQKTLLNIEGVGRLLDPEIDIWAVAHPVLKRILRERYSPLRTLREVRKRLPEWFHLAPRLPELVHDSLERIARGEHRLLADVDTLSHQRHLLRRLLRMIAGSALGATLLLGATLLWALAPQHGPWLPLGMGVAGLLAFGWGWLGHR; this is encoded by the coding sequence GTGACTCCGCTCGCCGTCGTGCCGCGCCTGCTGCGTGTCGCCGTGGTGCTGCTGCGCTACCGGCTGGACGAGCTGGTCGACGCCACCCATCTGTTCCGGCCGCTGAAATTCCTGCGTCCGCTGCTGGGCCGGCCCGCCGTCGACGTGCGCCCGCTGGCGCGCGGCGTGCGGCTGCGCCTCGCGCTCACCGCGCTGGGGCCGATCTTCGTCAAGGCCGGCCAGGTGCTGTCGACCCGCCGCGACCTGGTGCCCGAGGACATCGCCGACGAACTCGCCCTGCTGCAGGACCAGGTGCCGCCCTTCCCCGGCGTCGAGGCCAAGGCGATCGTCGAGCGCGAGCTGAAGTCGCCGATTGGCCATCTGTACGCGCACTTCGACGAGACGCCGCTGGCCTCCGCCTCGATCGCCCAGGTGCACGCCGCGGAGCTTCCCGACGGCCGCGCGGTGGTGGTGAAGGTGTTGCGCCCCGGCATCGACGCGAAGATCGCGCGCGACGTGCGCCTGCTGCATTCGCTGGGCCTGCTCGCGCAGCGCTGGCATCCGAACGCCGACAAGATCCGGCCGCTGGATGTCGTCGCGGAAGTGGAGAAGATGCTGGAGCACGAACTGGACCTGCAGCGCGAAGGCGCCAGCGCCAGCCTGCTGCGCCGCAACTTCGCCAGCGGCGTCGATCTCTACGTGCCCGAGGTGCACTGGGACCTGACCGCGCAGCGCGTGCTCACGCTGGAGCGCGTGCACGGCATCAGCAGCGATGACATCGCCGCGATCGACGCCGCCGGCATCGACCGCAAGGCGCTCGCCGTCAAGGGCGTGCGGGTGTTCTACGAACAGGTGTTCCGCGACAACTTCTTCCACGCCGACGCCCACCCCGGCAACATCTGGGTGGACCCCACGCGCCCCACCGAGCCACGCTTCATCGCGCTGGACTTCGGCATCATGGGCTCGCTGCCCGAGGCCGACCAGTACTGGCTGGCGCAGAACTTCATCGCACTGTTCGAGCGCGACTACGCGCGCATCGCCAAGCTGCATGTGGACGCCGGCTGGATGCCGGCCACGGTGCGGCTGGACGAGCTGGAAGCGGCGGTGCGCACGGTATGCGAGCCCTACTTCACCCGCCCGCTGTCGCAGATCTCGCTGGCCGAGCTGGTGGTGAAACTGTTCCAGACCGCGCGCCGCTTCGAGCTGACCCTGCAGCCGCAGCTGATCCTGCTGCAGAAGACCCTGCTCAACATCGAGGGCGTGGGCCGCCTGCTCGATCCGGAGATCGACATCTGGGCGGTGGCGCATCCGGTGCTGAAGCGCATCCTGCGCGAGCGCTACAGCCCGCTGCGCACACTGCGCGAAGTGCGCAAGCGCCTGCCCGAATGGTTCCACCTCGCGCCGCGCCTGCCCGAACTGGTGCACGACTCGCTCGAACGCATCGCGCGCGGCGAACACCGCCTGCTCGCCGACGTGGACACCCTGAGCCACCAGCGCCACCTGCTGCGCCGGCTGCTGCGCATGATCGCGGGCAGCGCGCTGGGCGCCACCCTGCTGCTGGGCGCCACCCTGCTGTGGGCGCTGGCGCCACAGCACGGACCGTGGTTGCCGCTGGGCATGGGCGTGGCGGGGCTGCTGGCGTTCGGCTGGGGCTGGCTGGGCCACCGGTAG